Proteins co-encoded in one Methanomassiliicoccales archaeon genomic window:
- a CDS encoding MoaD/ThiS family protein: MLLKITVEENGNSTEVNFKESIDASDLLESLGRHPDGHIVIRDDLPIPLTETLLDGDRIRIIRVASGG; this comes from the coding sequence ATGCTCCTGAAGATCACGGTTGAAGAAAATGGAAATTCTACAGAAGTGAATTTCAAAGAGTCGATCGATGCGAGCGATCTTCTTGAATCACTAGGGAGACATCCCGATGGACATATCGTTATTCGAGATGATCTTCCGATTCCCCTGACAGAAACACTTCTAGATGGAGATCGCATAAGAATCATTCGGGTCGCTTCCGGCGGATAA
- a CDS encoding AAA family ATPase — protein MSSKIDIVREGDIRSIETTADVEIPIDPLKRVIGQDEAVSLARVAGKQRRHLLLVGPPGTGKSMIAQALSLHLPRPSEEIRVVHNPENPERPLIELKQGTEVKREMESKEFAEGDLIDPKKAPINVAERLGYRCKNCGVYSSTKERYCPKCQKPKVTMDNTGNPFGDLLGGMLEASLAGAQGIPSGRDKVTTTRKRFGKEEVVVFERCGEMIRVLDQDALEKRRELEKISPQKSLVGLDRNPFVLATGASETELLGDVRHDPYGGHPQLGTPPYERVVPGAIHEAHQGVLFLDELPHLGHLQRYILTAMQEKIFPISGRNPQSAGASVRVDSVPCDFILVGACNIQDLEHLLSPLRSRVSGSGYEVLMDTTFEDTELNRARYCQFIAQEVSVDGKIPHVSLDGVQAIIREGRRRARIIDGENNSLTLRLRELGGLIRSAGDIAIINEDQLIDENHIKKALKRSRTVEEQIKERYGSYMKGLSTDISSAQKEKSSYYFWNEHRSDDSMFH, from the coding sequence ATGAGCAGCAAAATAGACATCGTCCGAGAGGGCGATATAAGGTCCATAGAAACCACAGCCGATGTGGAGATACCCATCGACCCCTTGAAAAGGGTTATCGGCCAGGACGAAGCCGTTTCCCTGGCTAGAGTGGCCGGGAAGCAACGTCGCCATCTGCTCTTGGTTGGTCCCCCCGGAACAGGTAAGTCGATGATAGCCCAAGCTTTGTCCCTGCATCTTCCTCGTCCGAGTGAGGAAATAAGAGTTGTTCACAACCCTGAAAATCCGGAGAGGCCCCTCATTGAATTGAAACAGGGAACCGAGGTCAAGAGGGAAATGGAGTCGAAAGAGTTCGCTGAAGGCGATCTCATCGATCCTAAGAAAGCGCCAATCAATGTGGCAGAAAGACTAGGTTATCGCTGCAAGAACTGTGGAGTATACTCCTCCACAAAGGAGAGATACTGCCCTAAGTGTCAGAAGCCAAAAGTCACCATGGATAACACCGGTAATCCATTCGGTGATCTCCTTGGCGGGATGCTTGAAGCTAGTCTTGCAGGCGCTCAGGGGATACCTAGCGGCAGAGACAAGGTCACCACTACCAGGAAACGGTTCGGAAAGGAGGAGGTGGTGGTCTTCGAACGTTGTGGCGAGATGATAAGGGTCTTAGATCAAGATGCTCTCGAGAAGAGGCGGGAACTGGAGAAGATAAGCCCGCAGAAGAGCCTGGTCGGACTTGACAGAAACCCATTCGTCCTAGCAACTGGAGCCAGCGAGACTGAACTGTTGGGGGATGTAAGACATGACCCCTATGGGGGGCACCCTCAACTGGGTACCCCTCCCTATGAGAGGGTTGTTCCTGGGGCGATACACGAAGCGCACCAAGGAGTCCTGTTTCTCGACGAGCTGCCCCATCTCGGACACCTTCAACGCTACATTCTGACTGCTATGCAGGAGAAGATATTCCCAATCAGTGGAAGGAATCCACAGAGTGCGGGGGCAAGCGTCAGGGTGGATAGCGTTCCTTGCGACTTCATACTGGTAGGAGCCTGCAATATACAGGATCTTGAGCACCTGCTTTCTCCCCTTCGATCGAGAGTCTCTGGTAGCGGCTACGAGGTGCTCATGGATACCACTTTCGAAGATACGGAGTTGAATCGAGCCCGATATTGCCAGTTCATCGCTCAAGAGGTCTCCGTTGACGGGAAGATACCGCATGTCTCGCTTGATGGCGTCCAGGCCATTATAAGGGAAGGTAGGAGAAGGGCAAGGATAATTGATGGGGAGAACAACTCGCTGACGCTCAGGTTGAGAGAACTCGGCGGCCTCATCAGATCAGCAGGAGATATCGCAATCATTAACGAAGATCAGCTAATTGATGAGAATCACATCAAGAAAGCATTGAAACGTTCACGAACTGTCGAGGAGCAGATAAAGGAAAGGTATGGATCCTACATGAAAGGACTTTCCACCGACATCAGCTCGGCGCAGAAGGAGAAATCCTCATATTACTTTTGGAACGAACATCGCAGTGATGATTCGATGTTTCACTAG
- a CDS encoding DNA primase: protein MNIDPSTTKYMIKARLVADGIVEKPDVVGAIFGQTEGLLGDELDLRDLQKSGRIGRIEVEVGSKQGKSEGEILIPSSLDQVETVILAAALETIDRVGPCKAKINVESIEDVRISKRARIIDRARSLLGDLIKQSKSSGIDLTESVRQSVQMEEIIHFGRERLPAGPNVTESDAIIIVEGRSDVLNLLRSGIKNAIAVEGTNVPRTISDLSKERIITAFVDGDRGGELILRELFQVAEVDFVARAPKGQEVEELTQKQIMKCLRNKIPGEQFIEMYGLGGEVAHHEEVHRPVERHERVEIPAKIEVVEEKKPSKKLSSTQEKYKEIINELSSTSKAKLLNGKGTVVKEVPVRELVNSLKNDSKGIAAIVFDGIVTQRILDIAAEQKISTIVGTKMGNITKQPTSVEVWTKSDLN, encoded by the coding sequence ATGAACATCGATCCTAGCACCACCAAATACATGATCAAAGCAAGATTAGTTGCAGACGGCATAGTCGAAAAGCCGGACGTGGTGGGCGCTATTTTTGGTCAAACTGAAGGTTTACTCGGTGATGAGCTCGACCTTAGAGATCTTCAAAAAAGCGGTCGCATCGGCCGTATTGAGGTGGAGGTCGGTTCCAAGCAGGGGAAGTCAGAAGGGGAGATTCTCATACCTTCAAGCTTGGATCAGGTAGAGACCGTCATTCTAGCGGCTGCACTGGAAACCATCGATAGGGTGGGCCCGTGCAAGGCCAAAATCAACGTCGAGTCTATCGAGGATGTCCGCATATCAAAGAGGGCTCGAATAATTGATAGGGCCCGTTCGTTACTTGGCGATCTCATCAAACAATCAAAATCGAGTGGAATAGACCTGACCGAAAGCGTCCGTCAATCCGTCCAAATGGAGGAAATAATTCACTTTGGCAGGGAGAGATTACCTGCCGGTCCAAACGTTACAGAATCAGATGCTATTATCATAGTCGAAGGACGTTCGGATGTGCTCAACTTATTGCGTTCCGGCATCAAGAACGCAATTGCTGTTGAGGGTACTAATGTACCCCGAACCATCAGCGATCTTTCCAAGGAAAGGATAATCACTGCATTCGTCGACGGTGACCGCGGAGGAGAGTTGATCCTGAGGGAGCTCTTTCAAGTGGCTGAAGTGGACTTCGTGGCTCGCGCTCCAAAAGGCCAGGAGGTAGAAGAACTCACCCAGAAACAGATCATGAAGTGTCTCCGGAACAAGATTCCAGGGGAGCAATTCATTGAGATGTACGGTCTGGGAGGGGAGGTTGCGCACCATGAGGAGGTGCACAGACCTGTAGAGAGACATGAGCGTGTAGAGATACCAGCAAAGATCGAAGTAGTGGAGGAAAAGAAACCTTCAAAGAAGCTTTCCTCAACTCAAGAGAAATACAAGGAGATCATTAACGAGCTCTCCTCTACATCCAAGGCAAAGCTCCTTAATGGAAAGGGCACCGTAGTGAAAGAGGTTCCAGTTAGGGAACTTGTGAACTCGCTCAAGAATGATTCCAAAGGGATAGCTGCAATAGTATTCGACGGTATTGTCACCCAGAGGATACTTGACATCGCTGCAGAGCAGAAGATCTCCACCATTGTGGGAACGAAGATGGGTAACATCACCAAACAACCCACGTCCGTGGAGGTGTGGACAAAAAGCGATCTAAATTGA
- a CDS encoding TldD/PmbA family protein, with protein sequence MEDYLELALDLALNAGCKYAEARYQTDYYETNLLKNGIPEVSSFSTKKGIGMRVLIDGGLGFAATNQLNKREIRSLVKRVVSSTKRASKLRRGPIEMAETPASQGKVEVKTRIAFDSVSLEGRIDLLKETDAEALDAADQSNVKLPGRFLSLDTHMTEKLVITSDGGRVYSRIPRVELFMLLTALSTEKGSVQRFLSLGSSSGWEGVERWDLPSVSRKEVTTLGKVLNQATGIRSGEYDLILGPEVVGIVSHESSGHPGEADRVLGREAAQAGETYLDEDSIGRKVGSEVVNVVEDPTIPKSFGYYLFDDECIKARKRYLIKEGRIHEFLHNRETARVFGVESNGSSRSVSFDREPIVRMSNTFVEKGDHQLEELIEDVKDGLFIKNFMEWNIDDRRFNQRYVGLESYRIEKGEIKGLVKNPVIEITTTGLWSSIDAVGKEVEYFSGDCGKGDPMQAMPVWMGGPPVRLRNVRLGGSS encoded by the coding sequence ATGGAAGATTATCTGGAACTAGCTCTAGATCTTGCCCTGAATGCTGGTTGTAAATATGCAGAGGCGAGATACCAGACCGATTACTACGAGACAAACCTTCTCAAGAACGGTATCCCAGAGGTTTCATCATTCAGCACTAAGAAGGGGATAGGGATGAGAGTCCTGATAGACGGAGGACTGGGCTTCGCCGCGACAAATCAGCTCAACAAGCGGGAAATCCGCTCCTTGGTTAAAAGAGTCGTTTCCTCGACCAAGCGGGCCTCTAAGCTAAGAAGAGGCCCAATAGAAATGGCCGAGACTCCGGCCAGTCAGGGAAAGGTAGAGGTAAAGACTAGAATTGCATTCGATAGCGTATCTCTAGAGGGTCGGATCGATCTGCTGAAGGAGACGGATGCTGAAGCACTCGATGCCGCCGATCAATCCAATGTCAAGCTTCCAGGGAGATTCCTGTCATTGGACACTCATATGACAGAGAAACTGGTTATCACCTCCGATGGGGGAAGGGTCTATAGCAGGATACCCAGGGTTGAGCTCTTTATGTTACTCACAGCTCTTTCAACGGAAAAGGGATCTGTCCAGAGATTTCTATCACTGGGCAGCTCATCCGGCTGGGAAGGGGTTGAGCGATGGGACCTTCCAAGCGTGTCAAGAAAGGAGGTCACAACTCTTGGCAAGGTACTGAACCAGGCAACTGGAATCAGATCAGGAGAATACGATCTGATACTTGGGCCAGAGGTGGTCGGTATCGTGTCCCATGAATCTAGTGGACATCCTGGAGAAGCGGATAGGGTGCTGGGAAGGGAGGCCGCCCAAGCTGGGGAGACATATCTCGATGAAGATTCGATAGGGAGGAAGGTGGGTTCTGAAGTGGTTAATGTGGTAGAAGATCCCACCATTCCAAAGTCCTTTGGCTATTATCTATTCGATGATGAATGTATCAAAGCCCGGAAACGATACCTCATAAAGGAGGGGAGAATCCACGAGTTTCTGCATAATCGGGAGACCGCAAGGGTCTTCGGAGTCGAGAGCAACGGCTCCTCAAGATCAGTTTCATTCGACAGGGAACCTATCGTCAGAATGTCAAATACCTTTGTAGAGAAAGGTGATCACCAACTTGAGGAATTGATAGAGGATGTCAAGGACGGTTTGTTCATCAAGAACTTCATGGAATGGAACATCGACGATAGAAGATTCAATCAGCGTTACGTTGGATTGGAGAGCTATCGCATCGAGAAAGGGGAGATCAAAGGCTTGGTAAAGAACCCTGTCATAGAGATCACCACCACGGGGCTCTGGTCCTCCATTGATGCTGTAGGTAAAGAGGTGGAATACTTTTCCGGCGATTGCGGCAAGGGCGATCCGATGCAGGCGATGCCGGTCTGGATGGGCGGCCCACCTGTCAGGCTTCGAAATGTCAGATTGGGGGGTTCTTCGTGA
- a CDS encoding winged helix-turn-helix transcriptional regulator yields the protein MFTALDSCREYSIWDAIKLATDQKDELADSMINPAVLEILALTVRKEMTVNDLASFLGIPLTTCYKLVERMTKLGILAETGYVRTSARGRAATYTATVKSVSIQAGNGKVAMDVTWKNGQADTIVLR from the coding sequence TTGTTCACAGCTCTGGATAGTTGTAGGGAATACTCTATATGGGATGCGATCAAACTAGCGACCGATCAGAAGGATGAACTTGCGGATAGCATGATCAATCCAGCAGTTCTCGAGATCCTTGCTCTGACCGTCAGGAAGGAGATGACAGTTAATGATCTGGCATCGTTCCTTGGGATACCGCTCACCACATGCTACAAGCTTGTGGAGAGGATGACAAAACTTGGGATCCTCGCTGAGACAGGATATGTCAGGACATCTGCTAGGGGCAGGGCGGCAACCTACACCGCCACCGTAAAATCAGTCTCCATCCAAGCAGGCAACGGTAAGGTCGCGATGGATGTCACATGGAAGAATGGTCAGGCCGATACCATAGTACTTAGGTGA
- a CDS encoding GNAT family N-acetyltransferase — protein sequence MRVRQFEVNDISEVFALALNTLKESYDPSFLLDLHSYWPDGFLIVEDLMGIQAFMAGVLMSRQHARILMLGVKMERRRQGLATMLCLDFLRKCAMRGVKMVTLEVRTTNKEAISLYRKLGFSKIMKLEKYYTDGESAYKMQLIL from the coding sequence GTGCGGGTAAGACAGTTCGAAGTTAACGATATCTCAGAGGTTTTCGCTCTAGCCCTAAACACATTGAAAGAGTCATATGATCCATCATTCTTGTTGGATCTCCATTCGTATTGGCCTGATGGTTTTCTTATCGTCGAGGATTTGATGGGGATACAGGCGTTCATGGCTGGCGTGCTTATGTCCCGTCAACATGCTAGGATATTAATGCTTGGAGTCAAAATGGAGCGAAGAAGGCAGGGTTTGGCCACAATGCTCTGTCTGGATTTTCTCAGGAAGTGTGCTATGAGGGGCGTGAAGATGGTGACCTTGGAGGTCAGAACCACCAACAAGGAGGCAATATCATTGTACCGGAAACTAGGGTTCAGCAAGATCATGAAGTTGGAAAAATACTATACTGATGGAGAGAGTGCTTACAAAATGCAGCTGATACTCTAG
- a CDS encoding CBS domain-containing protein produces the protein MREIEDMRADEVMEKDVVYVSPITTVKELKDLFEKHDYNSFPVVEKGEIVGIVSKLDFLKIFTMGTHFSRSDYWKLFAENVGGVMRRAVISVEPDDSLRKVVEYMVEFNLRSLPVVEGSKLVGIISRKDVMSHLLLD, from the coding sequence ATGAGAGAGATCGAGGACATGAGGGCGGATGAAGTGATGGAGAAGGATGTCGTCTATGTATCCCCCATAACAACGGTGAAGGAGTTGAAAGATCTCTTCGAGAAGCATGACTATAATTCCTTCCCTGTAGTGGAGAAAGGGGAAATCGTGGGTATTGTGAGCAAGCTCGACTTTCTCAAGATATTCACGATGGGAACGCATTTCTCAAGGTCCGATTATTGGAAGTTGTTCGCTGAGAATGTTGGAGGGGTGATGAGGCGCGCCGTCATTTCCGTTGAGCCCGATGATAGTTTGAGGAAGGTTGTTGAATACATGGTTGAGTTCAATCTAAGGAGTCTTCCTGTGGTTGAAGGGAGCAAACTTGTCGGCATCATCTCAAGGAAAGACGTTATGTCCCACCTTCTCCTCGATTGA
- the tpiA gene encoding triose-phosphate isomerase — protein sequence MSRLRTPIIIVNFKAYEEVEGSRGSMISGLCEEVAKDSGVSIAVSPPQVQLSSTASLVDIPVLAQHVDAMIPGSRTGWITPSMVKSAGAKGTLINHSEHPVSLDQIAKAIELCRELELATVVCADTAHKARDIAPFGPDFIAVEPPELIGGDISVTTAKPEVVSSAVEAVHDMNPSIKVLCGAGVKTGNDVKIALELGAEGVLLASGVVKASSIKSALRGLIQYI from the coding sequence TTGAGTAGACTAAGAACGCCCATAATAATCGTCAACTTCAAGGCCTACGAGGAGGTCGAGGGGTCCAGAGGATCTATGATCTCCGGTCTGTGCGAAGAGGTGGCCAAGGATTCAGGAGTAAGCATAGCTGTTTCTCCACCTCAGGTCCAGCTTTCCTCAACTGCCTCTCTCGTTGACATTCCAGTTTTGGCTCAGCACGTGGACGCCATGATTCCAGGTTCTCGAACTGGTTGGATAACACCCAGCATGGTGAAGTCGGCCGGTGCCAAGGGCACTCTGATAAACCACTCTGAACATCCCGTCTCACTTGATCAAATTGCCAAAGCGATCGAACTTTGCAGGGAACTGGAACTTGCGACGGTTGTCTGTGCTGATACTGCTCATAAGGCAAGGGACATAGCTCCTTTCGGACCGGATTTCATTGCAGTGGAACCTCCTGAGCTCATCGGAGGGGATATTTCCGTAACCACCGCGAAGCCGGAGGTTGTTAGTAGTGCCGTGGAGGCAGTTCACGATATGAATCCATCCATCAAGGTCCTCTGCGGGGCGGGAGTGAAGACCGGAAATGACGTGAAGATTGCACTAGAGCTGGGGGCAGAAGGAGTACTCCTTGCCTCTGGCGTTGTCAAAGCTTCCTCGATAAAGAGTGCGCTGAGGGGATTAATCCAGTACATTTAG
- a CDS encoding hemerythrin domain-containing protein, translated as MRVSITLLQYDHGVIRQVLDCLKEILENDFLDEYERVAVDIHDFLSEFMDRFHHRKEENFIFPSVSNKSDETARISDSLIRDHEKAREFLARMKKSISEGSISDRSSFIEAGKNLVRHVTDHIKEEEERAFPIFEGIISVEEDIDIYTECERFVVDEFDADFMRRNEDRAFEIENKVLGPGYYEGIA; from the coding sequence ATGCGGGTATCTATTACTCTGCTTCAGTATGATCATGGGGTAATTCGCCAGGTCCTTGACTGTCTCAAAGAGATCTTAGAAAATGACTTTCTGGATGAGTATGAGAGGGTCGCCGTGGACATCCATGACTTCCTTTCGGAGTTCATGGATAGATTCCATCACAGAAAGGAAGAAAATTTCATCTTTCCATCAGTCTCCAATAAGTCTGATGAGACGGCCAGGATATCAGATTCTCTTATCAGAGATCATGAAAAAGCCCGAGAATTTCTGGCCAGGATGAAAAAATCAATTAGTGAAGGGTCGATATCAGATAGATCGAGCTTCATTGAGGCTGGAAAGAATTTAGTCAGACACGTTACGGATCACATCAAGGAAGAGGAGGAACGTGCATTTCCCATCTTCGAGGGGATCATCTCTGTTGAGGAAGACATCGACATCTATACTGAATGCGAGAGATTCGTGGTTGACGAGTTCGATGCGGATTTCATGCGTAGAAATGAAGACCGTGCCTTCGAAATAGAGAACAAGGTGTTGGGGCCAGGATACTACGAGGGTATTGCCTAG